In a single window of the Gossypium hirsutum isolate 1008001.06 chromosome A13, Gossypium_hirsutum_v2.1, whole genome shotgun sequence genome:
- the LOC107956109 gene encoding UPF0481 protein At3g47200, translated as MPAEPLNFLEEKMKEFDSALHEVQNQEAQGSTPPQTTKPLIQRVSPLLLDKMADFQKCFEPRLVAFGPLHHGNPKFQRAEQYKIKFAARFVHVSGTKHDDLFNKVKAQIDDLRKCYTPEDVEAYDNDKLAWMLFVDGCAVLCVVHCVMEGKFDELNTKAYLLVFAQLDLFLLENQLPYKLLKILIGSAKDPEIWEKSITDFVAENLMTNIEQKSKHVADNKDYAHLLERLRDKLLTGKEMKTENTKIGGILLSCGGSRKHRKTFRSIKELKESGIHVKPSTTNNLKDISFYCNFMGKLTMPRLLADDSTASKFLNLVALEMCQDFKNDSEVTSYLCFMDALIDSADDVKELRDTGMLHNYLGKNEEVAELFKKMSRGLVPDQARYEMVINDIHKYCNNPWRGVATKANKAGRWIGKFAICISRSIFHM; from the coding sequence ATGCCTGCAGAGCCATTGAATTTCCTGGAGGAAAAGATGAAGGAATTTGATTCAGCCTTGCATGAAGTCCAGAACCAAGAAGCACAAGGTTCAACACCTCCTCAAACAACCAAACCTTTGATACAAAGAGTTTCACCACTCTTACTCGATAAGATGGCGGATTTTCAGAAATGTTTCGAACCAAGGCTGGTAGCTTTCGGCCCTTTGCACCACGGTAACCCCAAGTTCCAGCGTGCCGAGCAGTACAAGATTAAATTCGCCGCTCGCTTCGTGCATGTCAGCGGTACTAAACATGATGACCTGTTCAACAAGGTCAAGGCACAGATAGATGATTTGAGGAAGTGTTATACACCGGAGGACGTTGAAGCTTACGACAATGACAAGCTAGCTTGGATGTTGTTCGTTGATGGTTGTGCAGTGCTGTGTGTTGTACACTGTGTTATGGAAGGCAAGTTTGATGAGTTGAATACAAAAGCTTATCTTTTGGTATTTGCACAACTTGATTTGTTTTtgctagaaaaccaacttccttACAAGCTGCTTAAGATATTGATTGGCTCAGCCAAAGATCCCGAAATATGGGAAAAATCAATCACAGACTTTGTAGCTGAGAACCTTATGACAAACATAGAGCAGAAGAGCAAACATGTAGCTGATAATAAAGATTATGCGCACCTTTTGGAGCGGTTACGTGACAAGCTCCTGACAGGGAAGGAAATGAAGACAGAAAATACCAAGATTGGTGGGATACTGCTGTCTTGCGGAGGCAGTCGCAAACATAGGAAAACGTTTCGAAGCATAAAGGAACTTAAAGAATCGGGGATACACGTGAAGCCGAGCACGACGAACAACCTCAAGGACATCTCCTTTTATTGCAACTTCATGGGGAAACTGACGATGCCGCGCTTGTTGGCCGACGATTCGACGGCTTCCAAGTTCTTGAACTTGGTAGCTTTAGAGATGTGTCAGGATTTCAAGAACGATTCCGAGGTCACATCGTACTTATGTTTCATGGACGCACTCATTGATTCAGCAGATGACGTTAAGGAGCTGCGAGATACGGGCATGCTGCATAATTATTTGGGCAAGAATGAAGAAGTGGCTgagctttttaaaaaaatgagcaGGGGCTTGGTGCCGGACCAGGCCAGGTACGAAATGGTCATAAACGACATTCATAAGTACTGCAACAATCCATGGAGGGGTGTTGCGACTAAAGCCAATAAGGCAGGTCGATGGATAGGAAAGTTTGCAATATGTATCAGTCGATCGATCTTTCATATGTAG
- the LOC107954453 gene encoding UPF0481 protein At3g47200 translates to MDTIIEMPAEPLNFMVKKKREFDSALHEVRNQGKAQLPTSPQITKPLIQRVSPVLINMKADFQKCFEPRLVALGPLHHGNPKLQRAEQSKLKFAALFVNENETNRDDLFDKVKAEIGDLRKCYNPEDIAAYDDEMLAWMLFVDGCAVLCAVRYENQLPYKLLKILIGSAKDPEIWEKSITDFVAENLMTNIKQKSKHVADNKDYAHLLERLRDELLTGKEMKIDSSVIGRMLLSCGDNRKHRKTFRSIKELKESGIHVKPSTTNNLKDISFSCNFLGKLMMPRLLVDDSTASKFLNLVALEMCRDFKNDFEVTSYLCFMDALIDTADDVKELRVTGMLHNYLGSDEEVANLFNKMSRDLVPDQTRYEKVIEDIHRYCNNPWTDALAQIYYTYFSTPWTFLAFVGAIIGLLFSAIQAYFSLPQNRSG, encoded by the exons ATGGATACAATTATCGAAATGCCTGCAGAGCCATTGAATTTCATGGTGAAAAAGAAGAGGGAATTTGATTCAGCCTTGCATGAAGTCCGAAACCAAGGAAAAGCACAACTTCCAACATCTCCTCAAATAACCAAACCTTTGATACAAAGAGTTTCGCCTGTCCTAATCAACATGAAGGCGGATTTTCAGAAATGTTTCGAACCAAGGCTGGTAGCTCTCGGCCCTTTGCACCACGGTAACCCCAAGCTCCAGCGTGCCGAGCAGTCCAAGCTTAAATTCGCCGCTCTCTTCGTGAATGAGAACGAGACTAACCGTGATGACCTGTTCGACAAGGTCAAGGCGGAGATAGGTGATTTGAGGAAGTGTTATAACCCGGAGGACATTGCTGCTTATGACGATGAAATGCTGGCTTGGATGTTGTTCGTTGATGGTTGTGCAGTGCTGTGTGCTGTACGCTATG aaaaccaacttccttACAAGCTGCTTAAGATATTGATTGGCTCAGCCAAAGATCCCGAAATATGGGAAAAATCAATCACAGACTTTGTAGCTGAGAACCTTATGACAAACATAAAGCAGAAGAGCAAACATGTAGCTGATAATAAAGATTATGCGCACCTTTTGGAGCGGTTACGTGACGAGCTCCTGACAGGGAAGGAAATGAAGATAGACAGTAGCGTGATTGGTCGGATGCTGCTGTCTTGCGGAGACAATCGCAAACATAGGAAAACGTTTCGAAGCATAAAGGAACTTAAAGAATCGGGGATACACGTGAAGCCGAGCACGACGAATAACCTCAAGGACATCTCGTTTTCTTGCAACTTCTTGGGGAAACTGATGATGCCGCGCTTGTTGGTGGACGATTCGACGGCTTCCAAGTTCTTGAACTTGGTAGCTTTAGAGATGTGTCGGGATTTCAAGAACGATTTCGAGGTCACATCGTACTTATGTTTCATGGACGCACTCATTGATACAGCAGATGACGTTAAGGAGCTGCGAGTTACGGGCATGCTGCATAATTATTTGGGCAGTGATGAAGAAGTGGCCAACCTTTTCAATAAAATGAGCAGGGATTTGGTGCCGGACCAGACCAGGTACGAAAAGGTTATAGAGGACATTCATAGGTACTGCAACAATCCATGGACGGATGCCTTGGCTCAAATTTATTACACCTATTTTAGTACCCCATGGACTTTCCTTGCCTTTGTTGGTGCCATTATAGGCCTTCTTTTCTCTGCCATTCAAGCTTATTTCTCGTTGCCACAGAACAGAAGTGGTTAA
- the LOC107954454 gene encoding lycopene beta cyclase, chloroplastic/chromoplastic, translating to MDTLLRTHSKLEFSVLLHGFSEKACKTHQEVKFVPKKRRVPNGCVKVKASSSALLELVPETKKENLEYELPMFDPSKGAVVDLAVVGGGPAGLAVAQQVSQAGLSVCSIDPSPKLIWPNNYGVWVDEFEAMDLLDCLDTTWSGAVVYIDDGKKKDLDRPYGRVNRKQLKSKMLLKCISNGVKFHQAKVIKVIHEESKSLLICNDGVTVQATVVLDATGFSRCLVQYDKPYNPGYQMAYGILAEVEEHPFDVEKMVFMDWRDSHLSDSKELKERNSRIPTFLYAMPFSSNRIFLEETSLVARPGLPMDDIKERMVARLKHLGIKVKSIEEDEHCVIPMGGPLPVLPQRVVGIGGTAGMVHPSTGYMVARTLAAAPIVADAIVRCLDPGKNLMGDKLSTEVWRDLWPIQRRRQREFFCFGMDILLKLDLPATRRFFDAFFDLEPHYWHGFLSSRLFLPELITFGLSLFYHASNTSRLEIMGKGTVPLVNMINNLVKDRE from the coding sequence ATGGATACTTTACTTAGAACACATAGCAAGCTTGAATTTTCAGTTTTACTCCACGGGTTTTCAGAAAAAGCTTGTAAAACCCACCAAGAAGTTAAGTTTGTTCCTAAGAAAAGAAGAGTCCCTAATGGTTGTGTTAAGGTTAAGGCAAGTAGTAGTGCTCTTTTAGAGTTAGTCCCTGaaactaaaaaggaaaatttagaaTATGAACTTCCTATGTTTGATCCATCAAAAGGTGCTGTTGTGGATTTAGCTGTTGTTGGTGGTGGTCCTGCTGGTTTAGCTGTTGCTCAACAAGTTTCACAAGCAGGACTTTCAGTTTGTTCAATTGATCCATCACCAAAATTGATTTGGCCTAATAATTATGGTGTTTGGGTTGATGAATTTGAAGCTATGGATTTGCTTGATTGTCTTGATACAACCTGGTCTGGTGCTGTTGTGTATATTGATGATGGAAAAAAGAAAGATCTTGATAGACCTTATGGAAGGGTTAATAGGAAACAGCTTAAGTCGAAAATGCTGTTAAAGTGTATATCTAATGGTGTGAAATTCCATCAAGCAAAGGTTATTAAGGTTATTCATGAGGAATCAAAGTCTTTATTGATTTGTAATGACGGTGTTACGGTTCAAGCTACTGTTGTTCTTGATGCTACTGGATTCTCGAGGTGTCTTGTTCAATATGATAAGCCATATAATCCGGGGTATCAAATGGCTTATGGAATTCTAGCTGAGGTTGAAGAACATCCTTTTGATGTTGAAAAGATGGTTTTTATGGATTGGAGAGATTCGCATCTTTCCGATAGTAAGGAGTTGAAGGAGAGAAATAGTAGAATTCCCACGTTTCTTTATGCGATGCCCTTCTCGTCAAACCGAATATTTCTCGAGGAAACTTCTCTAGTTGCTCGACCAGGCTTGCCTATGGATGATATCAAGGAAAGAATGGTAGCTAGGTTAAAGCACCTAGGAATAAAAGTTAAGAGCATCGAAGAGGATGAGCATTGCGTCATTCCAATGGGCGGTCCCCTTCCGGTTTTACCCCAAAGAGTTGTGGGAATTGGCGGAACAGCGGGAATGGTGCACCCGTCGACGGGTTACATGGTTGCAAGAACACTAGCAGCTGCTCCAATCGTTGCGGATGCTATCGTCCGGTGCCTTGATCCGGGAAAGAACTTGATGGGAGACAAATTGTCTACTGAAGTATGGAGAGATTTATGGCCAATACAAAGAAGGAGACAAAGGGAATTCTTCTGTTTCGGGATGGATATTCTACTTAAGCTCGATTTACCAGCAACGAGAAGGTTTTTTGATGCGTTTTTCGATTTGGAACCTCATTATTGGCATGGATTCTTGTCATCTAGATTGTTTCTCCCAGAACTCATAACTTTTGGGCTATCACTGTTCTATCATGCCTCTAATACCTCTAGGTTAGAGATTATGGGTAAGGGAACTGTTCCTTTGGTCAACATGATCAATAATTTAGTGAAGGATAGAGAGTAA